In the Thermodesulfovibrio yellowstonii DSM 11347 genome, one interval contains:
- a CDS encoding deoxyguanosinetriphosphate triphosphohydrolase — translation MNIRERYQEIEKSFLHPKSCLSSQTKGRLKPEPEDDIRTPFQRDRDRIIHSKAFRRLKHKTQVFFSPQGDHYRTRLTHVFEVSQISRTIARALRLNEDLTEAIALGHDLGHTPFGHAGEAILRELHPGGFEHYEQSLRVVDILEKNGKGLNLTFEVRDGILKHSKGRGKILSDEPFTLEGQIVRVGDVIAYINHDIDDAIRAGIIKKNDIPQQFLKFFGDRHSKRIDKMVRDVIFTTIKEDYEKISMSPEMEEMVHSFRDFLFEKVYYNERIIEEFKKAKRMLESLYNYYLDNPHIIDAQELEEKELHRKICDFIAGMTDRYALYTFEKIFIPKSWAVP, via the coding sequence ATGAACATCAGAGAACGATATCAGGAAATAGAAAAAAGTTTTTTACATCCCAAGTCCTGTCTGAGTTCACAAACAAAAGGAAGATTAAAGCCTGAACCAGAAGATGATATAAGAACTCCTTTTCAGCGTGACAGAGACAGAATTATTCATAGTAAAGCTTTTCGCAGGCTCAAACATAAAACACAGGTTTTTTTCTCTCCTCAAGGTGATCACTACAGGACTCGTCTTACTCATGTTTTTGAAGTATCTCAGATATCAAGAACAATCGCAAGAGCATTAAGGCTTAATGAGGATCTTACAGAAGCTATAGCACTTGGACATGATCTCGGACACACTCCTTTCGGACATGCTGGTGAAGCAATACTAAGAGAGCTTCATCCTGGAGGGTTTGAACATTATGAGCAAAGCCTTAGAGTTGTTGATATTCTTGAGAAAAATGGTAAGGGTCTTAATCTTACATTTGAAGTAAGGGATGGAATACTTAAACACTCAAAGGGTCGTGGAAAAATTTTAAGTGATGAGCCTTTCACATTAGAGGGGCAAATTGTGAGAGTAGGAGATGTTATCGCATATATTAACCATGATATAGATGATGCAATAAGAGCAGGAATTATCAAAAAAAATGATATTCCACAACAGTTTTTAAAATTTTTTGGCGATAGGCACTCAAAAAGAATAGATAAAATGGTTAGAGATGTTATTTTTACAACCATAAAAGAAGATTATGAAAAAATCTCCATGTCTCCTGAGATGGAAGAAATGGTTCACAGTTTTAGAGATTTTCTTTTTGAGAAAGTTTACTATAATGAACGCATTATAGAAGAGTTTAAAAAAGCTAAGAGAATGCTTGAGAGTCTTTATAACTATTATCTTGACAATCCTCATATAATAGATGCTCAGGAACTTGAAGAAAAAGAACTTCATAGAAAAATATGTGATTTCATTGCAGGAATGACAGATAGATATGCTCTTTACACATTTGAGAAAATATTTATTCCTAAAAGCTGGGCAGTTCCATGA
- the selA gene encoding L-seryl-tRNA(Sec) selenium transferase, with protein MDKTKLLRNIPAVDRILKNERIETLLSNYSYSLVRECTRKVLNRLRDKILKGYVSQIDEDKIVEEIEKSLNQRYSLRPVINATGVVIHTNLGRAILPDEAIKHVIEIATSYSNLEYDLEKGQRGKRYVHIVDAIKKIADVSGAVVVNNNAGAVFLCLNTLARGKEVIVSRGELVEIGGSFRIPDVMTQSGAILKEVGTTNKTRLSDYENAINENTAFLLKVHRSNFKIVGFTEEVSIRELSNLGKQKGIPVMVDLGSGCFIDLKRYGFFTEPSVQEVVREGADIVTFSGDKLLGGAQAGFIIGRDDLIEQISKNPLMRALRVDKMTLAALEATLMLYLDEKEAIEKIPTLRMIVESPEKIKNRALKILRMFKKEGIDATLKEDVSMPGGGSLPENGIKTYVVAIKTTQTEEFIKKLRKTEPPVIARIKEDFVIFDVRTLQEKEIPLLVKAIKQVL; from the coding sequence CTGGATAAGACCAAACTCTTAAGAAATATTCCTGCTGTTGATAGGATTTTAAAAAATGAAAGAATAGAAACTCTTCTAAGTAACTATTCTTATTCATTAGTTCGTGAATGCACAAGAAAAGTTCTTAACAGATTAAGAGATAAAATACTTAAAGGTTATGTTTCTCAGATTGATGAAGATAAAATAGTTGAAGAAATAGAAAAATCTTTAAACCAGAGATATTCACTCAGACCTGTGATAAATGCTACAGGAGTTGTGATTCACACAAATCTTGGGAGAGCAATACTCCCAGATGAGGCAATAAAACATGTGATTGAAATTGCTACAAGCTATTCAAATCTTGAGTATGACTTAGAAAAAGGGCAAAGAGGCAAGAGATATGTTCATATTGTTGATGCTATAAAAAAGATTGCTGATGTTTCTGGAGCAGTGGTTGTAAATAATAATGCAGGTGCAGTTTTCCTATGCCTTAATACTCTTGCTCGTGGCAAAGAAGTAATTGTCTCTCGTGGAGAACTTGTTGAAATAGGTGGTTCTTTCAGAATTCCTGATGTAATGACTCAATCAGGAGCAATTTTAAAGGAAGTTGGCACAACAAACAAAACACGATTAAGTGATTATGAAAATGCAATAAATGAAAATACAGCTTTTTTACTTAAAGTGCACAGGTCAAATTTTAAAATTGTAGGCTTTACAGAAGAGGTTTCAATTAGGGAACTTTCAAATCTTGGTAAACAAAAAGGTATTCCAGTCATGGTTGATCTTGGAAGCGGATGTTTTATTGATTTAAAAAGATATGGATTTTTTACTGAACCATCGGTTCAGGAAGTTGTTAGAGAAGGAGCAGATATTGTTACATTTAGTGGAGATAAACTTCTTGGAGGAGCACAGGCTGGATTTATAATTGGACGGGACGATTTAATTGAACAGATATCAAAAAATCCTCTCATGCGTGCTTTGAGAGTTGATAAAATGACTCTTGCAGCACTGGAAGCAACTTTGATGCTTTATCTTGATGAAAAAGAAGCTATTGAAAAAATTCCTACATTAAGAATGATTGTTGAATCTCCTGAGAAGATTAAGAATAGAGCATTAAAGATATTGAGGATGTTTAAAAAAGAAGGAATTGATGCTACTCTGAAAGAAGATGTGTCAATGCCTGGAGGCGGATCTCTTCCTGAAAATGGCATTAAAACATATGTTGTAGCAATTAAAACAACTCAGACTGAAGAATTTATAAAAAAATTAAGAAAAACAGAACCTCCTGTAATTGCAAGAATAAAGGAAGATTTTGTTATTTTTGATGTAAGGACATTACAGGAAAAAGAGATTCCTTTGCTTGTTAAAGCTATAAAACAAGTTTTATGA
- the acpS gene encoding holo-ACP synthase encodes MIEGVGVDIVAVERIKKIYEKCGEKFLNKVFTEGEISYSFSHANPFPHLAARFAVKEAVIKALKKQKGLTLKNIEVRNNSDGSPEVKIPGFNKKIFISISHEKNYAVAFVVIT; translated from the coding sequence ATGATTGAAGGAGTTGGTGTTGATATTGTAGCAGTTGAAAGAATAAAAAAAATTTATGAAAAATGTGGAGAAAAATTTTTAAACAAAGTTTTTACCGAAGGAGAAATTTCTTATAGTTTCAGCCATGCAAATCCTTTTCCTCATCTCGCAGCTCGCTTTGCAGTCAAAGAAGCAGTGATTAAAGCATTAAAAAAACAGAAAGGATTAACCTTAAAAAATATTGAAGTCAGAAACAACTCTGACGGTTCACCAGAAGTTAAAATACCAGGCTTTAATAAAAAAATTTTCATATCTATTTCCCACGAAAAAAATTATGCTGTAGCATTTGTCGTAATCACATAG
- the greA gene encoding transcription elongation factor GreA, which produces MTDRIPMTPEGYEKLKEELDRLIKIERPAIIKAIAEARAHGDLSENAEYHAAREKQSFIEGRIQELQAKLARAYVIDPSKINQNKVAFGAKVRVIDIDTEEEKEFHLVGPDEADVKNGKISITSPVGKALIGKEVGEQVTIKAPAKTFNYEIISISFE; this is translated from the coding sequence TTGACTGACAGGATTCCCATGACCCCTGAAGGTTATGAAAAGCTGAAGGAAGAGCTGGACAGATTGATAAAAATTGAACGTCCAGCAATAATAAAAGCAATCGCAGAAGCACGTGCTCACGGAGATTTATCAGAAAATGCTGAGTATCACGCAGCAAGAGAAAAGCAGTCTTTTATTGAAGGAAGAATTCAGGAACTTCAGGCTAAACTCGCCCGTGCCTATGTAATTGATCCATCAAAAATCAATCAAAATAAAGTTGCCTTTGGTGCAAAAGTTAGAGTTATTGATATTGATACAGAGGAAGAGAAAGAGTTTCATCTTGTTGGTCCTGATGAAGCAGACGTAAAAAATGGAAAAATATCCATTACTTCTCCTGTGGGTAAAGCTTTAATTGGTAAGGAAGTTGGTGAGCAGGTTACTATAAAAGCTCCTGCTAAAACATTTAATTACGAAATTATCTCTATAAGCTTTGAATAA
- a CDS encoding phasin family protein, which yields MALQDLFKNMLFACLGMQEMLREFLEDLVKRGKMSESEAAKIINEFISKSEEAKESFKDNFKEMVQKTLQGMNLVTKDEIENLKSLINDINLRITKIEEKLKD from the coding sequence ATGGCATTACAGGATTTATTTAAAAATATGCTTTTTGCATGCTTGGGAATGCAGGAAATGCTCAGAGAATTTCTTGAGGATCTTGTGAAACGGGGTAAGATGAGCGAATCAGAGGCAGCAAAGATAATTAATGAGTTTATATCAAAATCAGAAGAGGCAAAGGAGAGTTTCAAGGACAACTTCAAAGAAATGGTTCAAAAAACATTACAGGGAATGAATCTGGTAACAAAAGATGAGATTGAGAATTTGAAATCATTGATAAATGATATAAACTTAAGAATTACAAAGATTGAGGAAAAATTAAAGGATTAA